From the genome of Bacteroides sp. MSB163, one region includes:
- a CDS encoding two-component regulator propeller domain-containing protein — protein MRKFLHILFFCIWISPMTISAQSLRGTFSTYTSLDGLVHNNILDIYTDSRGFVWICTWNGISRFDGYHFKNYCNDPDNLPVQHNRFTQVMEDANGHLWFQTYDGHLYRFNRFTEQFESIDQLVDQLAGKSYRIGKVLFCHKTGTVWVEFQDNGVVCFSGSKNSSPLTAHSFIGNRQIDSAVSFMCETVDGAVWLVCDRGRRVITITPDFQIEMRIKSDEPIIAAAVVGEGIAFATKYYLISRFLKGYSLLCYDDIKIDGITTLASAADGSELYIGTSFSGVKVLKKKMNALEDKMPSGIVPQHICHMTVDSHNTVWITDLCPGITRFDPSRCDYKHFSQELNTVDYFSDTLSVVQECNDVVWIKMKQAGFGYYNREKDLVEPFFNVPSTDFRMTNGVTAFEIDDDNVMWLSPYYEKGLVKIVIEDARSDIFQLSSGQDTNYPDNIRALQLDRDSNLWVGTKNGRLYCYDSQYNLKHLYSHSDNGNPLGKIYAIFEDSLRNIWVGTKGNGLWRLTPDGKEYKFNHYLHVEGDIGSLSDNHVYAIDQDCFGRIWIATFEGGVNLLSDIDSDRFINIYNNFPNYPRGEGKRVRYILSDTLDRMFIATTEGLMICNPSESPEEMQFTVCRRYPGSKNSIGGNDVIHILKDSSGQIWLSTYGGGLSLIKGYSDNEVPIFVNYTTVNGLLDNIVLAAAEDIDKNIWISTEKGIMRFEPQQKIFTDYSLWSNSTPISYNEASVATDAKGTILFGGLNKLQMINTHKVQFSQYEYRLSFTDLEIQDQKIANPFLETDITKNEIELPYNYLLFRVEFASLNFRLQDKVNYMYYLEGYDNTWTISRKVNSAYYSKVPHGHYTFHVKAFVGNELMNSPEITMKIHIATPPWLSWYAYCIYSILFLAVLWLVMRTLYIMTKLRAETRMEQHMSEMKIRFFTNISHELRTPLTLIIGGLEDLQKRETLSKRGQDSLGMSYKNSKRMLSLINQLLDFRKIVKDKLELKVQNADIIPIAQNVLKDFRDMADERKITLLLTVSHSCIMLWIDTERMESVLYNLLSNAFKFTPDNGRVSLSITCKEAEDEKDCVYISVDDSGVGISKEHQKQIFARFSQFRKAIRRDIHGSGIGLALCREIVELHHGTINVESTVGKGSTFTIKLLRGNQHFSMEQIDFDTVADENNYSVSTDMKNISATYSEQALPKDAPTILLVDDNAEIRKFIFNNLMESYRVIEAVDGVDALDKIAVHQPDVIVTDLIMPRMDGIELVDKLRHNFETSHVPIIMLTAKQTSEDKFKAIKYGADSYITKPFSVEFLLVCIDNLLTRRRLLFEHFSSQSANHRIEEFVSQEDVVVTNRDQEFMKELMEWIDTNIHDTELTVNDLAVHLKLGRTTMYNKIKSLTGKSPIELIKEYRVIKAELLIRTGQFSISEVAYQLGFSDPGYFSRCFKEQYKVSPKEYIQLHKFKNKEDEINSI, from the coding sequence ATGAGGAAATTTCTACATATATTGTTTTTCTGCATTTGGATATCTCCAATGACGATATCAGCACAATCTTTACGAGGTACTTTTTCAACGTACACATCGTTAGATGGACTCGTGCATAATAACATTTTAGATATTTATACCGATTCAAGAGGTTTTGTCTGGATATGTACTTGGAATGGGATAAGCCGTTTTGACGGTTACCATTTTAAAAATTATTGCAATGATCCGGATAATCTTCCGGTACAGCATAATCGTTTCACTCAGGTCATGGAGGATGCGAACGGGCATTTATGGTTTCAGACTTACGATGGGCACCTCTATCGCTTTAATCGTTTTACAGAACAATTCGAGAGTATAGATCAACTTGTAGATCAACTTGCTGGGAAATCTTATCGTATAGGAAAAGTCTTATTTTGTCATAAAACAGGGACTGTATGGGTTGAGTTTCAAGATAATGGCGTGGTATGTTTCTCTGGTTCCAAAAACAGCTCCCCTCTGACGGCTCATAGTTTTATTGGAAATAGACAGATAGATTCCGCTGTTTCTTTTATGTGTGAAACAGTTGATGGTGCTGTTTGGCTGGTTTGCGATAGGGGGAGGCGTGTGATAACTATAACACCCGATTTTCAGATTGAGATGCGTATTAAAAGTGATGAACCGATTATTGCAGCAGCCGTTGTAGGTGAAGGAATTGCTTTCGCTACAAAATATTACTTGATTTCTCGGTTTTTGAAAGGCTACTCTCTACTTTGCTATGATGATATCAAAATAGATGGCATAACGACTCTGGCTAGTGCAGCAGATGGAAGTGAACTATATATCGGTACTTCCTTCAGTGGGGTTAAAGTGCTGAAGAAAAAGATGAATGCTTTGGAAGATAAAATGCCGTCAGGTATTGTGCCACAGCATATATGCCACATGACAGTTGATTCTCACAATACTGTGTGGATAACCGATTTGTGCCCGGGTATTACACGCTTTGATCCCTCAAGATGTGATTATAAACACTTCAGTCAAGAGTTGAATACTGTTGATTATTTTTCCGATACATTGAGCGTAGTACAAGAATGTAATGATGTTGTATGGATAAAAATGAAACAAGCAGGTTTTGGCTATTATAACCGGGAGAAAGACTTGGTAGAACCTTTCTTTAATGTACCTTCAACCGATTTCAGAATGACAAATGGAGTTACCGCTTTCGAAATAGATGATGATAATGTCATGTGGCTTTCGCCATATTATGAAAAAGGATTAGTGAAAATTGTTATAGAAGATGCCCGGTCGGATATTTTCCAACTTTCAAGTGGACAGGACACGAATTATCCAGATAATATACGCGCTCTCCAATTGGATAGAGATAGTAATCTATGGGTCGGAACAAAGAATGGTAGATTATATTGTTATGATAGTCAATACAATTTAAAACATCTCTATTCTCATTCTGATAATGGAAATCCATTAGGCAAGATATATGCTATTTTTGAGGATTCACTTCGAAATATTTGGGTTGGGACTAAAGGAAATGGGTTGTGGCGTCTTACCCCTGACGGGAAGGAATATAAATTTAATCATTATCTTCATGTAGAAGGAGATATTGGGTCACTTTCTGATAATCATGTTTATGCTATTGACCAGGATTGTTTTGGCAGAATATGGATTGCGACTTTTGAAGGAGGAGTAAATCTGTTGTCTGATATCGACTCTGATCGCTTTATAAATATTTATAATAATTTCCCCAATTATCCTAGGGGAGAGGGCAAGCGAGTCAGATATATACTTAGTGATACATTAGATAGAATGTTTATAGCTACGACTGAGGGATTGATGATATGTAATCCTTCAGAATCACCCGAAGAAATGCAATTTACTGTATGTAGACGCTATCCGGGCAGTAAGAATTCTATTGGAGGAAATGATGTCATACATATATTGAAAGATTCCTCCGGACAGATATGGCTATCAACTTATGGAGGAGGATTAAGTTTAATAAAAGGATATTCCGACAATGAGGTACCCATATTTGTGAATTATACGACAGTTAATGGCTTGCTTGACAATATCGTGTTGGCTGCAGCCGAAGATATTGACAAGAATATTTGGATTTCGACCGAGAAAGGAATCATGCGTTTTGAACCTCAGCAGAAAATATTCACTGATTATTCTCTATGGAGCAACTCTACTCCGATATCTTATAATGAAGCATCCGTTGCCACTGACGCTAAAGGCACTATCCTTTTTGGAGGGCTAAATAAACTACAGATGATAAATACTCATAAAGTGCAGTTCTCTCAATATGAATATCGTCTGTCATTCACGGATCTGGAAATACAGGATCAGAAGATCGCAAATCCTTTTTTGGAGACTGATATAACAAAGAATGAGATAGAATTACCATATAATTATTTACTCTTCCGGGTAGAGTTTGCATCACTTAATTTCCGATTGCAAGACAAAGTAAATTATATGTATTATTTGGAAGGGTATGATAATACTTGGACTATTTCGCGAAAAGTAAACAGTGCCTATTATTCAAAAGTTCCTCATGGGCATTATACTTTTCATGTCAAAGCTTTTGTTGGCAATGAGTTGATGAACAGTCCGGAGATTACGATGAAGATTCACATTGCTACTCCTCCATGGCTCAGCTGGTATGCTTATTGTATATATAGTATTCTGTTTTTAGCTGTATTATGGCTTGTAATGCGCACACTTTATATAATGACAAAGCTTCGTGCAGAAACAAGGATGGAACAACACATGTCGGAAATGAAGATAAGATTCTTTACTAATATTTCACATGAATTGCGCACTCCTTTGACCCTTATTATTGGAGGATTGGAGGATTTGCAAAAACGGGAAACATTGTCAAAAAGAGGACAAGACAGTTTAGGAATGTCATACAAGAATTCCAAACGGATGTTATCTTTAATAAACCAATTACTCGACTTCCGTAAAATAGTTAAAGACAAATTGGAACTTAAAGTACAGAATGCTGATATTATACCCATAGCTCAGAATGTACTTAAAGACTTCAGGGATATGGCTGATGAACGAAAAATCACTCTCTTATTGACAGTTTCTCATAGTTGTATTATGTTATGGATTGATACGGAGCGAATGGAGAGTGTGTTATACAATTTACTTTCCAATGCTTTTAAATTTACTCCGGATAATGGGAGGGTTTCTCTGTCTATAACATGTAAGGAGGCAGAAGATGAAAAGGACTGTGTTTATATATCTGTAGATGATTCCGGAGTGGGAATCTCCAAAGAACACCAGAAACAGATATTTGCCCGTTTCTCACAATTTCGGAAAGCGATAAGGAGAGATATACATGGAAGTGGAATAGGCTTAGCTTTGTGTCGGGAGATTGTGGAATTACATCATGGTACCATTAATGTGGAAAGTACGGTGGGGAAAGGCAGTACCTTCACAATAAAACTCTTGCGGGGTAATCAACATTTCAGTATGGAGCAGATTGATTTTGACACTGTAGCGGATGAAAATAATTATTCGGTGTCGACTGACATGAAAAATATATCAGCGACTTATTCAGAACAGGCTCTTCCAAAGGATGCGCCAACAATTTTGCTTGTTGACGATAATGCAGAGATACGTAAATTTATCTTTAATAACTTGATGGAGAGTTATAGAGTGATTGAAGCTGTGGATGGGGTGGATGCATTGGACAAAATCGCTGTCCATCAACCGGACGTTATCGTGACAGATTTAATCATGCCGCGGATGGATGGAATCGAATTGGTGGATAAGCTTCGCCATAACTTTGAGACCAGTCATGTTCCTATTATTATGCTTACGGCAAAACAAACTTCGGAAGATAAATTTAAAGCTATAAAGTATGGGGCAGATAGCTATATTACCAAACCATTTAGTGTGGAATTTTTGCTGGTTTGCATAGACAATCTCCTTACACGGCGCAGATTGCTTTTTGAACATTTCTCATCTCAGTCTGCCAATCATCGCATTGAAGAGTTTGTATCACAGGAGGATGTGGTGGTGACCAATCGTGATCAAGAGTTCATGAAGGAACTTATGGAATGGATAGATACTAATATACATGATACGGAATTGACGGTCAATGATCTGGCTGTTCATCTCAAGTTGGGAAGAACTACTATGTATAATAAAATAAAATCTTTGACCGGCAAATCTCCTATAGAGCTTATCAAAGAGTATCGTGTGATAAAAGCCGAATTGCTTATCAGAACCGGACAGTTCTCCATATCAGAAGTTGCCTATCAGTTGGGATTCTCAGATCCGGGTTATTTTAGTCGTTGTTTCAAGGAACAATATAAGGTGTCGCCCAAGGAATATATTCAACTGCATAAATTCAAGAATAAAGAAGATGAAATAAATAGTATTTGA
- a CDS encoding pectinesterase family protein: MFFLVILSVTDITANAGDSLYQADFVVSADGSGNFKTLSEAIVAVPDFCDRETVVFLEEGIYQEKVNIPSSKKNLRIIGRPGGQTVITWHDSARLPGKTGVRIGTPGTATIINAADSFVAENITIENSSEPAVGQTVALLCMGDRQRYINCHIKGNHDTLFLYGIGNLKEDELCSRNKCYLFVNCLIEGTTDFIFGSATAYFKECTILSKKNSYITAASTCKGQQYGFIFDSCSLIAAKNVDHVFLGRPWRIHAQTVFFNCFLGTHICPEGWSDWKKAIVQSGTAFYAEYNNKGPGAGTGKRVVWSRQLTSEEIEKYKLKAVWGEE, from the coding sequence ATTTTTTTTCTCGTTATTTTATCGGTAACGGATATTACAGCGAATGCAGGCGATTCACTTTATCAGGCAGATTTTGTCGTATCTGCTGATGGAAGTGGTAATTTTAAAACTTTAAGTGAGGCAATAGTGGCTGTTCCTGATTTTTGCGACCGTGAAACAGTTGTATTTTTAGAGGAAGGAATATATCAAGAGAAAGTTAATATACCTTCGTCAAAGAAAAATCTCAGGATTATTGGTAGGCCGGGAGGGCAAACGGTCATCACTTGGCATGATTCTGCCAGATTACCAGGAAAAACCGGAGTGCGCATTGGCACTCCGGGAACGGCAACTATCATTAATGCTGCTGATTCTTTTGTTGCAGAAAACATTACGATTGAGAATTCGTCGGAACCTGCTGTAGGGCAAACGGTAGCATTACTTTGTATGGGTGATAGGCAACGTTACATAAATTGCCATATAAAAGGCAATCATGATACGTTGTTCCTATATGGTATCGGAAATCTGAAAGAAGATGAATTATGTAGTCGAAACAAGTGCTATTTGTTTGTAAACTGTCTGATTGAAGGAACCACGGACTTCATTTTCGGAAGTGCGACAGCTTATTTTAAAGAATGCACTATTTTGAGTAAAAAGAACTCTTATATAACAGCTGCATCGACTTGTAAAGGACAACAATATGGATTTATTTTTGATAGCTGTTCCTTGATTGCAGCGAAGAATGTAGATCATGTTTTTCTGGGTCGCCCTTGGAGAATCCATGCTCAAACTGTCTTTTTTAATTGTTTTTTGGGTACTCATATATGTCCGGAAGGTTGGTCAGATTGGAAGAAAGCTATCGTACAGAGCGGAACTGCATTTTATGCCGAATATAATAATAAGGGACCTGGGGCTGGAACTGGCAAAAGAGTAGTATGGAGTCGGCAACTCACATCGGAAGAAATTGAAAAATATAAGCTGAAGGCTGTGTGGGGAGAAGAATAG
- a CDS encoding glycoside hydrolase family 28 protein, with protein sequence MKDIYRDLPFEMPVIERPVIPDLNICLTDFGGSGDGVTLNSEAFEKAIQYLASKGGGRLIVPQGVWLTGPIELENNVELHLSDNSIVVFSQDKSLYPIVETVFEGCKTFRCKPQLSAVRKSNVAVTGKGIIDGAGDIWRLGKKNEMPPMVWNECIQSGGILSEDGELWYPTESYYRGAKDAIQNIVPWAKTMEDFESVRDFLRPVMVNFRECDGVLLEGIVFQNSPCWNVHLSLSRDIIVHNIAVRCPWYAKNGDGIDIESCTNLLLTDSWFDVGDDAICIKSGKDEEGRRRGIPASNIIVDNCVCYHGHGGFVVGSEMSGGVKNIAVSNCRFSGTDVGLRFKSKRGRGGVVENIYIKNIMMNDIVSEALLFDLFYGKRVSVKLPEQDEDMIAFDADETTPQFKDIYISQVTCHGAKRAMLFNGLPEMNVRNVFIEDCHIYADEGAKIHEATNVNLRNVMVTPKSGPALMLNNVKDLTVIGFQCRRIDGNALIVTGSRNRLISVSSCISERNAFVSNKAEGSVVYK encoded by the coding sequence ATGAAAGACATTTATCGTGATTTACCGTTTGAAATGCCTGTTATTGAGCGGCCTGTAATCCCTGATTTAAATATCTGCTTAACAGATTTTGGCGGTTCTGGTGATGGAGTGACACTCAATAGTGAAGCTTTTGAGAAAGCCATTCAATATCTTGCTTCAAAGGGAGGGGGACGTTTGATTGTGCCCCAAGGGGTGTGGCTGACCGGACCAATTGAATTGGAAAACAATGTGGAATTACATCTGTCAGACAATTCGATAGTGGTTTTCAGCCAAGACAAGTCTCTCTATCCCATTGTCGAAACCGTGTTTGAGGGGTGTAAGACGTTCCGTTGCAAGCCTCAGCTTTCGGCTGTGAGAAAGAGCAATGTAGCTGTTACTGGCAAGGGAATCATAGATGGTGCAGGTGATATTTGGCGCCTTGGAAAGAAGAATGAAATGCCACCTATGGTATGGAATGAATGTATACAAAGTGGAGGAATACTTAGTGAGGATGGTGAGTTGTGGTATCCTACGGAAAGTTACTATCGCGGTGCCAAAGATGCCATTCAAAACATTGTTCCCTGGGCTAAGACAATGGAGGATTTTGAAAGCGTTCGTGACTTTTTACGACCTGTAATGGTGAATTTCAGAGAATGTGATGGAGTTTTGCTGGAAGGAATTGTGTTCCAAAATTCTCCTTGTTGGAATGTACACCTCTCTCTTAGCCGTGATATTATTGTTCACAATATCGCTGTGCGTTGTCCGTGGTATGCCAAGAATGGTGATGGAATAGATATTGAGTCATGTACCAATTTGCTTCTTACCGACAGTTGGTTTGATGTAGGTGATGATGCTATCTGTATTAAAAGTGGCAAAGATGAAGAGGGACGTCGTCGTGGTATACCGGCTTCTAATATTATTGTGGACAACTGCGTTTGCTATCATGGACATGGAGGCTTTGTTGTGGGCAGCGAGATGAGTGGGGGAGTAAAGAACATTGCCGTATCCAATTGTCGCTTTTCGGGTACGGATGTAGGCCTGAGATTCAAGAGTAAACGTGGACGTGGAGGTGTTGTAGAGAACATTTACATTAAAAATATCATGATGAATGATATCGTTTCGGAAGCTTTACTATTTGACTTGTTCTATGGGAAACGGGTGAGCGTGAAACTACCGGAACAAGACGAGGACATGATTGCTTTTGATGCAGATGAGACTACGCCACAATTCAAGGATATATATATATCGCAGGTAACCTGTCACGGAGCAAAACGGGCAATGCTTTTCAACGGACTGCCGGAGATGAATGTCCGGAATGTATTTATAGAAGATTGTCACATATACGCTGACGAAGGTGCAAAGATACACGAAGCTACCAATGTAAACCTGCGTAATGTGATGGTTACTCCTAAAAGTGGTCCGGCATTGATGCTCAATAATGTGAAAGATTTAACTGTTATAGGTTTTCAATGTCGCCGGATAGATGGGAACGCTTTGATAGTAACGGGCAGTCGCAATCGGTTGATTTCAGTTTCTTCTTGTATATCGGAGAGAAACGCTTTTGTTTCAAATAAGGCGGAAGGGAGCGTTGTATATAAATAA
- a CDS encoding RagB/SusD family nutrient uptake outer membrane protein: protein MKKLYTVVTVFLFAILAGCSDFLEQDNKSNVPGADYYNTSAGFESLCNAAYGSLRTIYSDAPWLFEGGTDLFASGRTSVQVCNLYGQNYSSAEENVTTFYKEHYKAISLANEVIYWGGEDDSRAERIAEARGLRAFYYLNLVQQFGGVPLVTTRTTSPIASVQRESAESIFQFIIDELTELASSSSVLAEKSSDGRFTKVAAKHYLAKAYLCKGYLTHDEKDFNAAVTSAKNAGAGAPLTTPFTTLFSNQGERNEEILFFIDYNVATVADVQKDGNRQQADYGPYLKGAEAGHKYTSSTLTPTLWMHEVFNTNTDNPAQDERYEGTFMLELRQSYWDYYDEKKKNTSEVIYYYCPSWEIANIASWRSALDSRKNAIIVEMLPEGNNISNEQTSYQAKMSADICGVAPFRKFDDIENGKQYFKITSSMRDIYLARLAETNLIAAEAYIKLNKPEEAVSYINIVRNRAKATPAVASEMNIDYILNERARELAGEYHRWTDLTRTGKLAEYVEAHNPDIPVGRITTKFYLRPIPLAAIELNLALKGYQNEGWD from the coding sequence ATGAAAAAGTTATATACAGTTGTGACAGTCTTTTTATTTGCAATATTAGCTGGATGTTCTGATTTCTTGGAACAGGATAATAAATCGAATGTACCGGGAGCTGATTACTATAACACATCAGCTGGGTTTGAAAGTTTGTGTAATGCTGCTTATGGCTCATTAAGAACTATATATAGTGATGCTCCTTGGCTGTTTGAGGGAGGAACTGATCTTTTTGCAAGTGGACGTACTTCTGTGCAAGTTTGTAACTTGTATGGTCAGAACTATTCAAGTGCCGAAGAAAATGTGACAACATTTTATAAGGAACACTACAAGGCTATTTCTTTAGCGAATGAAGTGATTTATTGGGGAGGTGAAGATGATAGCCGTGCCGAGCGCATTGCTGAAGCACGTGGTTTACGTGCATTTTATTATTTGAATTTAGTACAGCAGTTCGGTGGAGTTCCTTTAGTGACCACACGTACTACTTCTCCTATTGCAAGTGTACAGCGAGAGAGTGCGGAATCTATTTTCCAATTTATTATTGATGAATTGACAGAGTTGGCTTCTTCTTCATCTGTGCTTGCTGAGAAATCAAGCGACGGTCGTTTTACAAAAGTCGCTGCTAAACATTATTTGGCAAAAGCTTATTTATGCAAAGGATACCTCACTCATGATGAGAAAGATTTTAATGCAGCCGTTACATCAGCTAAAAATGCAGGAGCTGGTGCTCCTTTGACCACGCCATTTACAACTTTGTTCAGTAACCAAGGGGAAAGGAATGAGGAGATTCTATTTTTTATTGATTACAATGTAGCAACTGTAGCTGATGTACAGAAAGATGGAAACAGACAACAAGCTGATTACGGACCTTATTTAAAAGGTGCAGAAGCTGGTCATAAATATACCTCCTCTACATTAACTCCCACATTATGGATGCATGAAGTATTTAATACAAATACGGATAATCCGGCTCAAGATGAACGATATGAAGGAACTTTTATGCTTGAGTTGCGTCAAAGTTATTGGGACTATTATGATGAGAAAAAGAAAAATACGAGTGAAGTGATTTATTATTATTGTCCTTCTTGGGAGATTGCAAACATAGCAAGTTGGCGCTCGGCTCTTGACAGTCGTAAAAATGCAATTATAGTGGAAATGCTTCCGGAAGGAAATAATATTAGCAATGAACAAACCTCTTATCAAGCTAAAATGTCTGCAGATATCTGTGGAGTAGCTCCATTTCGTAAGTTTGATGATATAGAGAATGGAAAACAGTATTTTAAGATTACTTCTTCTATGCGTGACATCTATTTAGCTCGTTTAGCAGAGACAAATCTGATAGCTGCGGAAGCTTATATTAAGTTGAATAAACCGGAAGAAGCGGTCTCTTATATTAATATTGTACGTAATCGTGCTAAAGCAACACCTGCGGTCGCATCTGAGATGAACATTGATTATATTTTGAATGAACGTGCCCGCGAATTGGCTGGGGAGTACCATCGTTGGACAGACCTGACTAGAACGGGGAAATTAGCAGAATATGTGGAAGCGCACAATCCGGATATTCCTGTGGGGAGGATTACCACCAAATTTTATCTGCGCCCTATACCTTTGGCTGCAATAGAATTGAATTTAGCGCTGAAGGGGTATCAAAATGAAGGTTGGGATTAA